The following are from one region of the Lacinutrix sp. Bg11-31 genome:
- a CDS encoding 3-oxoacyl-ACP synthase III family protein, which yields MNIKITGTGSYIPSTVEKNEDFYNHEFLNADGSKINSTNEIIVDKFKAITGIQERRYIKPELLNSDIAFYAAEKAIADAKIDKETLDYIIVAHNYGDVKPDAEQSDTVPSLASRVKHLLQIKNPKCVGYDLLFGCPGWIEGVIQANAFIKAGIAKRCLVIGTETLSRVIDKHDRDSMIYSDGAGAVIVEETNEESGIIAHESATFALDEAHFIYFGETNNPENTSQRRYIKMYGRKIYEFALTNVPLALKACLDKSGYGINDIKKILIHQANEKMDEAIVKRFYKLHDMKMPKGIMPMSITKLGNSSVATVPTLYDMILKGKLENQEINKGDVIIFASVGAGMNINCIVYKH from the coding sequence ATGAATATTAAAATTACTGGAACTGGAAGTTACATTCCGAGCACTGTTGAGAAAAATGAAGATTTTTATAATCATGAATTTTTAAATGCAGATGGTTCTAAAATAAATAGCACTAATGAAATTATTGTCGACAAGTTTAAAGCAATAACAGGAATTCAAGAAAGGCGTTACATAAAGCCTGAATTATTGAATTCTGACATTGCGTTTTATGCTGCCGAAAAAGCGATTGCTGATGCTAAAATTGACAAAGAAACATTAGATTATATTATTGTAGCTCATAATTATGGAGATGTAAAACCAGATGCTGAACAAAGTGATACTGTACCTAGTTTAGCCTCTCGTGTAAAACATTTACTTCAAATTAAAAATCCAAAATGTGTAGGTTACGATTTACTTTTTGGGTGTCCAGGTTGGATTGAAGGCGTTATTCAAGCTAATGCATTTATAAAAGCAGGAATTGCTAAACGCTGCTTAGTTATTGGAACTGAAACACTATCTCGTGTTATAGATAAGCACGATAGAGACTCTATGATCTATAGTGATGGAGCTGGAGCAGTAATTGTAGAAGAAACCAATGAAGAATCTGGAATTATAGCCCACGAATCTGCTACTTTCGCACTAGACGAAGCTCATTTTATTTATTTTGGAGAAACTAATAATCCAGAAAATACAAGCCAACGACGATACATTAAAATGTACGGCAGAAAAATTTATGAATTTGCCTTAACTAATGTACCTCTAGCTTTAAAAGCTTGTTTAGATAAAAGTGGTTATGGAATAAATGATATTAAAAAAATATTAATTCATCAAGCAAATGAAAAAATGGACGAAGCTATTGTAAAACGTTTTTACAAGCTTCACGACATGAAAATGCCTAAAGGTATTATGCCAATGTCTATTACTAAACTTGGTAACTCTAGTGTAGCAACGGTTCCTACATTATATGATATGATTTTAAAAGGCAAACTTGAGAATCAAGAAATTAATAAAGGTGATGTTATTATCTTTGCAAGTGTTGGTGCTGGTATGAATATTAACTGTATTGTTTACAAACATTAA
- the gcvP gene encoding aminomethyl-transferring glycine dehydrogenase, whose protein sequence is MNTNTFALRHIGPRENDQKLMLDAIGVDSMEQLIYETVPDDIRLKGDLNLDVAMSEFEYSSHINELSKLNSIYKTYIGLGYHPTILPAVIQRNILENPGWYTAYTPYQAEIAQGRLEALLNFQTMITDLTGMELANASLLDESTAAAEAMSLLFAVRERAQKKAGVNKFFVSETILPQTLSLLQTRSTPIGIELVIGNENEFDFSSEFFGAILQYPGKNGQVSDIKTFIEKAKAADIKVAVAADILSLVKLEAPGKFGADVVVGTTQRFGIPLGYGGPHAAYFATKDTYKRDIPGRIIGVSKDKNGNRALRMALQTREQHIKRDRATSNICTAQVLLAVMAGMYAVYHGPKGLTFIANQVHNTASTLANALVKLGLEQTNTSFFDTIQIKTNASIVKDLAEKSNVNFYYPNEDTVTISVNETTRLVDLNEIISIFAEALGKETFTIDSISEVNNIQETLQRKTEFLTLDVFNTHHSETELMRYIKTLERKDLSLNHSMISLGSCTMKLNAAAEMLPLSNPNWGSIHPFVPIEQAKGYLTVLKELEEQLTEITGFSGTSLQPNSGAQGEYAGLMVIKAYHESREDHHRNICLIPSSAHGTNPASAVMAGMKVVVTKATAEGNIDVDDLRQKAELHKDNLAALMVTYPSTHGVYESAIKEITQIVHDNGGQVYMDGANMNAQVGLTNPGNIGADVCHLNLHKTFAIPHGGGGPGVGPICVAKQLVPFLPGNPIIKTGGENAITAISAAPYGSALACLISYGYIKMLGVKGLKKSTEVAILNANYIKQRLQGAFETLYSGERGRAAHEMIIDCRPFKANGIEVVDIAKRLMDYGFHAPTVSFPVAGTMMIEPTESESKAEMDRFCDAMISIRKEISEASKDDDNNPLKNAPHTMAMVTSDEWLLPYSREKAAFPLEYVHDTKFWPSVRRVDDAYGDRNLICTCAPIEAYMEA, encoded by the coding sequence ATGAATACAAATACTTTCGCACTTCGCCATATTGGCCCAAGAGAAAACGATCAAAAACTAATGCTCGATGCCATTGGTGTGGACAGTATGGAGCAACTTATTTACGAAACTGTTCCAGATGACATTCGTTTAAAAGGTGACTTAAATTTGGATGTTGCCATGAGCGAATTCGAATATTCTTCGCACATTAACGAGCTTTCAAAATTAAATAGTATTTATAAAACTTATATAGGTTTAGGTTACCATCCAACAATTCTACCTGCTGTTATACAACGTAACATTTTAGAAAATCCGGGTTGGTATACTGCATACACACCTTACCAAGCAGAAATTGCTCAAGGTAGATTAGAAGCCTTGCTAAACTTCCAAACGATGATTACAGATCTTACCGGAATGGAATTAGCTAATGCTTCGCTTTTAGACGAAAGTACAGCTGCAGCAGAAGCAATGAGTTTATTGTTTGCAGTTCGCGAACGTGCACAAAAAAAAGCAGGTGTAAATAAGTTTTTTGTTTCTGAAACTATTTTACCTCAAACATTATCACTTTTACAAACAAGATCTACTCCAATTGGTATAGAATTAGTTATTGGTAATGAAAATGAATTTGATTTTTCTTCTGAGTTTTTTGGAGCTATTTTACAGTATCCAGGAAAAAACGGACAAGTTAGCGACATTAAAACATTTATAGAAAAAGCAAAAGCAGCAGATATTAAAGTTGCTGTTGCTGCAGATATTTTAAGTTTAGTAAAATTAGAAGCGCCAGGTAAATTTGGTGCAGATGTTGTTGTTGGCACAACACAACGTTTTGGTATCCCTTTAGGTTATGGAGGACCACATGCTGCTTATTTTGCAACTAAAGACACTTACAAAAGAGATATTCCAGGTCGTATTATTGGTGTTTCTAAAGACAAGAATGGAAATCGTGCTTTACGTATGGCATTGCAAACACGTGAGCAACATATAAAAAGAGATAGAGCAACCTCTAACATTTGTACAGCACAAGTATTACTGGCTGTTATGGCTGGAATGTACGCTGTTTATCATGGTCCAAAAGGTTTAACTTTTATTGCTAATCAAGTACATAACACAGCTTCTACTTTAGCAAATGCTTTAGTAAAATTAGGTTTAGAACAAACAAACACATCATTTTTTGATACCATTCAAATAAAAACAAATGCTTCAATTGTAAAAGATTTGGCAGAAAAAAGTAACGTAAACTTCTACTATCCAAATGAAGACACTGTTACTATTTCTGTAAATGAAACAACAAGACTTGTAGATCTAAATGAGATCATTTCAATTTTTGCTGAAGCTTTAGGAAAAGAAACTTTTACTATCGATAGCATTTCAGAAGTAAACAACATTCAAGAAACTCTTCAGCGTAAAACAGAATTTTTAACGTTAGACGTTTTCAATACGCACCATTCTGAAACAGAATTAATGCGTTATATAAAAACTTTAGAACGTAAAGATTTATCATTAAACCACTCAATGATTTCTTTAGGTTCTTGTACGATGAAATTAAATGCAGCAGCAGAAATGTTGCCATTAAGTAATCCTAATTGGGGAAGCATACATCCTTTTGTTCCTATAGAACAAGCCAAAGGTTACTTAACAGTATTAAAAGAATTAGAAGAACAATTAACAGAAATCACTGGTTTTTCTGGTACTTCTTTACAACCAAACTCTGGTGCTCAAGGTGAATATGCTGGATTAATGGTCATTAAAGCTTATCACGAATCTCGCGAAGATCATCATAGAAATATTTGTTTAATTCCATCTTCTGCACACGGTACAAATCCTGCAAGTGCTGTAATGGCTGGAATGAAGGTTGTTGTTACAAAAGCAACAGCAGAAGGTAATATTGATGTAGACGATTTACGCCAGAAAGCAGAATTACACAAAGATAATTTAGCAGCCTTAATGGTAACGTACCCATCTACTCATGGTGTTTACGAATCTGCTATTAAAGAAATTACACAAATTGTACACGATAACGGTGGGCAAGTTTACATGGATGGTGCTAATATGAATGCACAAGTAGGATTAACAAATCCTGGAAACATTGGTGCAGATGTTTGTCACTTAAACTTACACAAAACCTTTGCTATACCTCATGGAGGTGGAGGTCCTGGTGTAGGCCCTATTTGTGTTGCAAAACAATTGGTTCCTTTTTTACCTGGAAATCCAATTATAAAAACTGGAGGAGAAAATGCAATAACAGCTATTTCCGCTGCACCTTATGGTTCTGCATTAGCATGTTTAATTTCTTATGGTTACATTAAAATGCTTGGTGTTAAAGGCTTAAAAAAATCGACAGAAGTCGCCATATTAAATGCTAACTACATTAAGCAACGTTTACAAGGTGCTTTTGAGACATTGTACTCTGGTGAACGTGGTCGTGCAGCACACGAGATGATTATAGATTGTCGTCCGTTTAAAGCTAATGGTATTGAAGTAGTCGATATTGCTAAGCGTTTAATGGATTATGGTTTTCATGCGCCAACAGTATCTTTTCCGGTTGCAGGAACCATGATGATTGAGCCAACAGAAAGTGAAAGTAAAGCAGAAATGGATCGTTTTTGTGATGCTATGATTTCTATTAGAAAAGAAATTTCGGAAGCATCGAAGGATGACGATAATAATCCGTTAAAAAACGCACCGCACACAATGGCTATGGTTACAAGTGACGAATGGCTTTTACCTTACTCTAGAGAAAAAGCTGCTTTTCCTTTAGAATACGTACATGACACAAAGTTCTGGCCAAGTGTAAGACGTGTTGACGATGCCTATGGAGATAGAAATTTAATCTGTACTTGTGCACCTATAGAAGCCTATATGGAGGCATAA
- a CDS encoding glycine dehydrogenase, producing MSNKIYLSCEEANHTCDKAQYKEATLWEKIKLNFHLAFCAACRKYSSKNAKLTKLVTNKPVKLDATEKSKLQSAFKKELAKQNN from the coding sequence ATGAGTAATAAAATATATTTAAGTTGTGAAGAAGCAAATCACACATGTGATAAAGCACAATATAAAGAAGCTACTCTTTGGGAAAAAATTAAACTAAATTTCCATTTAGCTTTTTGTGCAGCTTGTCGAAAATACTCTAGCAAAAATGCAAAACTAACTAAATTAGTAACAAATAAACCTGTAAAATTAGATGCTACAGAGAAATCGAAACTACAGTCGGCTTTCAAAAAAGAACTAGCAAAACAAAATAATTAG
- a CDS encoding sigma-70 family RNA polymerase sigma factor, which produces MPDHKIDPNQWINLYSDYLFNYTISRVNDRDMAQDLVSETFLAGLKSMKNFKGEASERTWLISILKRKIIDHYRKTNSNKGKAEVRMSYNSDTETEGDWLEERVADPFDKTAEDTIENTELGVAINNCLDKLPAKQAQVFEMKTILNYDTEAICNELNITASNLWVIIHRARTAMAGCLEKNWF; this is translated from the coding sequence ATGCCAGATCACAAAATAGATCCAAATCAATGGATTAATTTGTATTCAGACTACCTTTTTAACTATACCATTTCTCGTGTTAACGATAGAGATATGGCTCAAGATTTGGTTTCCGAAACATTTTTAGCAGGTTTAAAGTCTATGAAAAACTTTAAAGGTGAAGCAAGTGAACGTACTTGGCTTATTTCAATATTAAAAAGAAAAATTATAGATCACTATCGTAAAACAAATTCTAACAAAGGTAAAGCCGAAGTAAGAATGAGTTATAATAGTGATACAGAAACCGAAGGCGATTGGCTAGAAGAACGCGTAGCAGATCCTTTCGACAAAACAGCCGAAGACACTATTGAAAACACAGAATTAGGTGTTGCAATAAATAATTGCTTGGATAAATTACCAGCAAAACAAGCACAAGTTTTCGAAATGAAGACTATTTTAAATTACGATACAGAAGCTATTTGTAATGAATTAAATATTACTGCGTCTAATCTTTGGGTAATCATTCACAGAGCACGAACTGCTATGGCTGGTTGCTTAGAAAAAAATTGGTTTTAA
- a CDS encoding class I SAM-dependent methyltransferase, whose product MEKRRNRIMEIERKKFQGVINILSFNRHFYVIGLSILALIILSLLYIGCSNIILYSVISLFIYGLIMPLIISAYVYDYSGYYNLNWLKNCNIDTHTKNIVNINAGFDETSFIIKNKFPEANLQVFDFYNQKKHTEPAIVRARKVSLTYPNTKQISTKHIPIEDNATDIVFLLSTAHEIRNNTEKVLFLKECHRICKPTGKIIMVEHLRDFPNFLAFSIGFTHFFSKKTWKTVYNKAGFSSFKNIKFTPFMSIIINKP is encoded by the coding sequence ATGGAAAAAAGGAGAAATAGAATTATGGAAATAGAAAGAAAAAAATTTCAAGGCGTTATAAATATTTTAAGCTTTAACAGACATTTCTATGTTATTGGATTAAGCATATTAGCACTTATAATTTTAAGCCTCCTCTATATTGGGTGTTCAAACATCATACTTTATAGTGTTATCTCATTATTTATTTACGGACTTATAATGCCATTAATTATATCTGCTTACGTATATGATTACTCTGGATACTACAATTTAAATTGGCTAAAAAACTGCAATATAGATACTCACACTAAAAACATTGTTAATATTAATGCTGGTTTCGACGAAACAAGCTTTATAATAAAAAATAAATTTCCAGAAGCAAACTTGCAAGTCTTCGATTTTTACAATCAGAAAAAGCACACAGAACCAGCAATTGTAAGAGCAAGAAAAGTAAGTTTAACCTACCCTAATACAAAGCAAATCTCCACTAAACATATTCCTATAGAAGACAACGCTACAGATATTGTGTTTTTATTATCGACTGCACATGAAATAAGAAACAATACTGAGAAAGTTCTGTTTTTAAAAGAATGCCATCGTATTTGTAAACCAACAGGGAAAATAATTATGGTAGAACATTTAAGAGATTTCCCAAATTTTTTAGCCTTTTCTATTGGCTTTACTCACTTCTTCTCAAAAAAGACATGGAAAACCGTTTATAATAAAGCTGGTTTTTCTTCATTTAAAAACATAAAATTTACACCTTTTATGTCTATAATTATTAACAAGCCTTAA
- a CDS encoding DUF2071 domain-containing protein, translating to MLPKLKNHPFAVQAFFKSSTVLTFAVPKEQLQDLIPECLALDTFKDKWAFVAVAMVQTTGLRPKGFPKFMGNDFFLIGYRIFVRYTNKKGKNLRGLYIIKSETDKKKMAFIGNVFTHYNYTTTDVNLKTTKDKTEISSKHSNFNISLNNLEKEAKLPLNSPFENWKEARRFAGPLPFTFTYNEETKEVLIIQGVRQNWTPKSIKIEDYSIGFLNTLNLKNHVLANAFVIENIPYQWKKGEIELWK from the coding sequence ATGCTACCAAAGCTTAAAAATCATCCTTTTGCTGTACAGGCTTTTTTTAAAAGCTCTACAGTTTTAACTTTTGCAGTACCAAAAGAGCAATTACAAGACCTAATTCCAGAGTGTTTAGCTCTAGATACTTTTAAAGACAAATGGGCTTTTGTTGCAGTTGCAATGGTACAAACAACAGGTTTAAGACCTAAAGGCTTCCCTAAATTTATGGGAAACGATTTCTTTTTAATTGGTTACCGCATATTTGTACGTTACACCAACAAAAAAGGCAAGAACTTACGTGGTTTATATATAATAAAATCTGAAACAGATAAAAAGAAAATGGCATTTATTGGTAATGTTTTTACTCACTATAATTATACAACTACAGATGTAAATCTAAAAACAACAAAAGATAAAACTGAAATATCCTCTAAGCATTCAAACTTTAATATATCACTAAACAACTTAGAAAAAGAGGCTAAACTGCCATTAAATTCTCCTTTCGAGAATTGGAAAGAAGCAAGACGCTTTGCTGGCCCACTTCCTTTTACTTTTACTTATAATGAAGAGACTAAAGAAGTTTTAATAATTCAAGGTGTAAGACAAAACTGGACGCCTAAGTCAATTAAAATTGAAGATTACTCTATAGGTTTCTTAAACACTTTAAATCTTAAAAACCATGTTTTAGCAAATGCTTTTGTAATAGAAAACATTCCATACCAATGGAAAAAAGGAGAAATAGAATTATGGAAATAG
- a CDS encoding DoxX-like family protein, whose amino-acid sequence MKRSTLHKMITIILASVWLINGLYCKILNKVPRHEAIIAHILNTEHSRILTITIGLSEVCMAIWVLTQYKQKWNAIIQIAIVLIMNIIEFTLVPELLLWHKFNIVFALLFAAIVYLNSFHFNKKENNNHATKA is encoded by the coding sequence ATGAAGCGTTCAACACTACATAAAATGATTACCATTATCCTAGCTTCTGTTTGGCTTATAAATGGATTGTATTGTAAAATACTAAATAAAGTACCAAGACACGAAGCTATTATAGCACACATTCTAAATACTGAACATTCAAGAATATTAACTATTACTATTGGATTATCAGAGGTTTGTATGGCTATTTGGGTATTAACACAATACAAGCAAAAATGGAATGCTATAATACAAATTGCTATAGTATTAATCATGAATATTATTGAGTTTACTCTAGTTCCAGAATTACTATTGTGGCATAAATTCAATATTGTTTTTGCTTTATTGTTTGCTGCAATAGTATACCTAAATAGCTTTCATTTTAATAAAAAAGAAAATAACAACCATGCTACCAAAGCTTAA
- a CDS encoding methyltransferase domain-containing protein: MKAITLNHLEKIEQTKIEMIDFYDSATNDYEFWSKDLNMHFGYYVPFKNNPFARNTMLNEMNNQVLNRLNIPKDKSNLIDLGCGVGGTIRYALKKHKNLTTFGVTLSSFQVKKGNALLKEKKGTIINENYNNTSFQTNTFDSALAIESLCHSGHKKESLQEAYRVLKPGGRFVIADAFLKKEESELCYGANYSHRRLCDHWSLTNLGSINNVKKDLERSGFKNITIEDISFRVAPSVLHVPFAIVGFILKKIVALNSIKRESLHNLKGSFYALLSGLHMKSFGYYIISCTK; this comes from the coding sequence ATGAAAGCAATAACACTAAATCACTTAGAAAAAATAGAGCAAACAAAAATAGAAATGATAGATTTCTATGATAGTGCAACCAATGATTATGAGTTTTGGAGTAAAGACTTAAACATGCATTTTGGTTATTATGTTCCTTTTAAAAACAATCCGTTTGCAAGAAACACCATGCTTAACGAGATGAATAACCAAGTATTAAACCGTTTAAACATCCCTAAAGATAAATCTAACTTAATAGACTTGGGTTGTGGTGTTGGTGGCACTATACGTTATGCTCTAAAAAAACACAAGAACTTAACTACATTTGGAGTCACACTTTCTAGTTTTCAAGTTAAAAAAGGCAATGCGTTATTAAAAGAAAAAAAAGGTACTATTATAAATGAGAATTATAATAACACATCGTTTCAAACAAATACTTTCGATTCTGCTTTAGCAATAGAGAGTTTGTGTCATTCTGGGCACAAAAAGGAATCTTTGCAAGAGGCTTATCGTGTTTTAAAACCTGGAGGACGTTTTGTAATAGCAGATGCATTTCTTAAAAAAGAAGAAAGCGAATTATGTTATGGTGCAAACTATTCGCATCGTAGACTTTGCGACCATTGGAGCTTAACAAATTTAGGGTCAATAAATAATGTAAAAAAAGATTTAGAGCGCTCAGGTTTTAAAAACATAACAATAGAAGATATTTCTTTTAGGGTTGCACCTTCTGTATTACATGTCCCTTTTGCAATCGTTGGATTTATTTTAAAAAAAATAGTTGCTTTGAATTCTATAAAAAGAGAAAGTTTACATAATCTTAAAGGTTCATTTTATGCATTATTATCTGGATTACACATGAAGAGTTTTGGATATTATATTATAAGTTGCACAAAATAG
- a CDS encoding GbsR/MarR family transcriptional regulator, with protein sequence MEYQEAKNKFISTWGSLGSLWGINKAMAQIQSLLFISTESLSMEEIMEDLKISRGNTSMNLRQLMDWGIVTKTLVPGERKEFFTTEKDVQELARVIAKERSRREIKPVIKVLSEVSSIKDDGSKKTQELIKQTKALHELTETMDLMINKLVDQKQNWITKSVLKLFK encoded by the coding sequence ATGGAATATCAAGAAGCAAAAAACAAATTTATAAGTACTTGGGGAAGTTTAGGCTCTCTTTGGGGAATAAACAAGGCTATGGCTCAAATTCAATCTTTGCTTTTTATCTCAACAGAGTCATTATCCATGGAAGAAATCATGGAAGACCTTAAGATTTCTCGTGGTAATACATCTATGAATTTACGACAGTTAATGGATTGGGGAATTGTAACCAAAACTTTGGTTCCTGGAGAACGTAAAGAATTTTTTACTACCGAAAAAGATGTGCAAGAACTAGCAAGAGTTATTGCAAAAGAAAGAAGTAGACGCGAAATTAAACCAGTAATTAAAGTTCTTAGTGAAGTCTCATCTATTAAAGATGATGGCTCTAAAAAAACACAAGAACTAATTAAACAAACTAAAGCTTTACACGAATTAACAGAAACTATGGATTTAATGATTAACAAATTAGTAGACCAAAAACAAAACTGGATTACTAAGTCTGTTCTAAAATTATTCAAATAA
- a CDS encoding M3 family metallopeptidase translates to MNILTTIFSTKYNSAPFIRIENQDYKPAILSLIEETKSEIDTIVTNTETPTFKNTIEALEFSGQQLDRVTSIFFNLNSAETSEEIQKIAQEISPILSEFGNDITLNDHLFKRVKVVYDIKESLNLTTEQQTLLDKKYKSFSRNGANLSEEDKTKLREIDKKLSKLKLQFGENILAETNKYELHLTNEDDLSGLPDGAKEAAKQLAESKEKEGWLITLDHPSYIPFLTYADSRKLREQLSKEAGSKGFKGDTLDNQDIVLDIVNLRFERANLLGYKTHSHFVLEERMAETPETVLNFSNDLLAKAKPAAEKEFKNLEDFAKDLDGIDRLEKWDSAYYSEKLKQKLFSLDDEQLKPYFKLENVIDGAFIVAQKLFGLQFEEINDIDKYHEEVLTYKVTNENGDLVSIFYADFFPRKGKRNGAWMTSYKPQFIKDGKEERPHVSIVCNFTKPTKSKPSLLTFNEVTTLFHEFGHALHGMLANTVYPSLSGTSVFWDFVELPSQVMENWCFEQEALELFAKHYETGEVIPMELVNKIKESATFHEGMQTLRQLSFGLLDMSWHGKNPTKINDVKAYETEAFKDTNLFPDVKENCMSTAFAHIFQGGYSSGYYSYKWAEVLDADAFDYFKQNGIFNKEIATKFKDNVLSQGGTENPMVLYKRFRGQEPKPEALLKRAGLIK, encoded by the coding sequence ATGAACATATTAACTACTATTTTTTCGACGAAATACAACTCGGCTCCATTCATTCGAATTGAAAATCAGGACTATAAGCCAGCAATTTTAAGTCTTATTGAAGAAACGAAGTCAGAAATTGACACAATAGTTACAAATACAGAAACGCCAACTTTCAAAAACACTATTGAAGCTTTAGAATTTTCTGGTCAGCAATTAGATCGTGTTACAAGTATTTTTTTTAACTTAAATTCTGCTGAGACTAGTGAAGAGATTCAAAAAATAGCTCAAGAAATATCTCCAATACTTTCAGAATTTGGAAACGACATTACTTTAAACGACCATTTATTTAAACGCGTTAAAGTTGTTTACGATATAAAAGAAAGTTTAAACCTAACTACAGAGCAACAAACATTATTAGATAAAAAATACAAAAGCTTTTCTAGAAATGGTGCCAATTTAAGTGAAGAAGACAAAACCAAACTTCGTGAAATAGATAAAAAATTGTCCAAATTAAAATTACAATTTGGAGAAAACATTCTAGCCGAAACTAATAAATACGAATTACATCTTACAAACGAAGACGATTTGTCTGGTTTACCGGATGGCGCAAAAGAAGCGGCAAAGCAATTAGCAGAAAGCAAAGAAAAAGAAGGTTGGTTAATTACTTTAGATCACCCAAGTTACATTCCTTTTTTAACCTATGCAGACAGTAGAAAACTTAGAGAACAACTTTCTAAGGAAGCCGGAAGTAAAGGTTTTAAAGGAGATACTTTAGACAACCAAGATATTGTATTAGACATTGTCAATCTACGTTTTGAGCGTGCTAACTTATTAGGTTATAAAACGCATTCTCATTTTGTTTTAGAAGAACGCATGGCTGAAACACCTGAAACTGTACTAAATTTCTCAAACGATTTGCTTGCTAAAGCAAAACCTGCAGCAGAAAAAGAATTTAAGAATCTTGAAGATTTCGCAAAAGACTTAGACGGAATAGACCGATTAGAAAAATGGGATTCTGCTTACTATTCTGAAAAACTGAAGCAAAAATTATTCAGTTTAGATGACGAGCAATTAAAACCATACTTTAAATTAGAAAACGTTATTGATGGTGCTTTTATAGTGGCTCAAAAACTTTTCGGGCTACAATTTGAAGAAATAAACGATATAGACAAATACCACGAAGAAGTATTAACCTATAAAGTAACTAACGAAAATGGAGACTTAGTTTCTATATTCTATGCAGATTTCTTCCCAAGAAAAGGAAAAAGAAATGGTGCTTGGATGACGAGTTATAAACCACAATTTATAAAAGATGGCAAAGAGGAAAGACCACACGTTTCTATTGTTTGCAACTTTACAAAACCGACAAAAAGCAAACCTTCTTTATTAACTTTTAACGAGGTCACTACGCTATTTCATGAGTTTGGTCATGCATTACATGGTATGCTTGCCAACACCGTTTACCCAAGTTTATCTGGAACAAGTGTGTTTTGGGATTTTGTAGAACTACCAAGTCAAGTAATGGAAAACTGGTGTTTCGAGCAAGAAGCTTTAGAGCTGTTTGCTAAACATTACGAAACTGGAGAAGTAATACCAATGGAGTTGGTAAACAAAATTAAAGAATCTGCAACCTTCCATGAAGGCATGCAAACGCTAAGACAACTTAGTTTTGGTTTATTAGACATGTCTTGGCATGGTAAAAACCCAACAAAAATTAATGATGTTAAAGCCTACGAAACCGAAGCTTTTAAAGACACAAACTTATTTCCTGATGTTAAAGAAAATTGTATGAGCACAGCTTTTGCTCACATTTTTCAAGGTGGTTACAGTTCTGGTTACTACAGTTACAAATGGGCAGAAGTATTAGATGCAGATGCTTTCGATTACTTTAAACAAAATGGCATCTTTAATAAGGAAATTGCCACTAAATTTAAAGACAACGTATTATCTCAAGGTGGAACAGAAAACCCTATGGTTTTATACAAACGTTTTAGAGGTCAAGAACCAAAACCTGAAGCATTGTTGAAACGTGCAGGATTGATTAAATAA
- the purE gene encoding 5-(carboxyamino)imidazole ribonucleotide mutase gives MSKVGVIMGSDSDLPVMQEAIDILKSFDIEVEVDIVSAHRTPEKLFDYSKNAHTRGINVIIAGAGGAAHLPGMVASLSPLPIIGVPVKSRNSIDGWDSILSILQMPGGVPVATVALNGAKNAGILAAQIIGSSDQSVLDKIIMYKEELKLKVKAASKKIK, from the coding sequence ATGAGCAAAGTAGGCGTAATAATGGGAAGCGATAGCGACCTTCCAGTAATGCAAGAAGCAATAGATATATTAAAAAGTTTTGACATTGAAGTTGAAGTAGATATTGTTTCGGCACACAGAACACCAGAAAAATTATTCGATTACAGTAAAAACGCGCACACTCGCGGTATAAATGTAATTATTGCTGGAGCTGGTGGTGCAGCACATTTACCTGGAATGGTAGCTTCTTTATCACCTCTACCAATAATTGGTGTTCCTGTAAAAAGCAGAAACTCTATAGATGGTTGGGATTCTATTTTATCTATTTTACAAATGCCAGGAGGCGTACCTGTTGCAACAGTAGCTTTAAATGGCGCTAAAAATGCCGGTATTTTAGCAGCGCAAATAATTGGCTCTAGCGATCAAAGTGTTTTAGATAAAATTATAATGTATAAAGAAGAGTTAAAACTAAAGGTAAAAGCAGCTTCAAAGAAAATTAAATAG